The following coding sequences are from one Bufo bufo chromosome 2, aBufBuf1.1, whole genome shotgun sequence window:
- the LOC120992504 gene encoding cytochrome c oxidase subunit 7C, mitochondrial, giving the protein MFGQAARRFTTSVVRRSGHYEEGPGKNIPFSIENKWRLLGLMTVFFGSGFTFPFIIVRHQLLKK; this is encoded by the exons ATGTTCGGTCAGGCTGCCCGTAGGTTCACCACCTCTGTCGTCCGCCGAAGCGGCCACTATGAGGAAGGCCCTGGCAAG AACATTCCCTTTTCTATTGAGAACAAGTGGAGACTTCTTGGACTGATGACTGTTTTCTTCGGCAGTGGATTCACCTTTCCCTTTATTATTGTCAGACATCAGTTGTTGAAAAAGTAA